One genomic region from Pecten maximus chromosome 5, xPecMax1.1, whole genome shotgun sequence encodes:
- the LOC117327113 gene encoding uncharacterized protein LOC117327113 isoform X2 — translation MATDISDVNARKETMATGRETMTMDISNDTARQETIVTGISDVTATKETMAAGLETMTTGISNDTARQETIVTDIIDVPTRLETLATRQESVADMQETMANDLQIIQVVNTCEINQVLQNSTSVHMTIKPKNLVLGKGGRIIDDGAKQETMAALQDTMEAVQETTEAVQYMAGRQETFRARQDTMADMQEAMATDISNVTTRQETMATDISNVTTRQESMSVRQETMATDISNITTRQESISVRQETMATDISNVTTRQESMSVRQETMATDISNVTTRQESISVRQETMATDISNVTTRQESMSVRQETMANDLHIIQGEVTSFRDILNTTAENTTRTARNPP, via the exons ATGGCAACAGACATCAGTGATGTCAATGCAAGGAAAGAAACTATGGCAACCGGACGGGAAACCATGACAATGGACATCAGTAATGATACAGCCAGGCAGGAAACCATAGTGACAGGCATCAGTGATGTCACCGCAACAAAAGAAACTATGGCAGCCGGACTGGAAACCATGACAACGGGCATCAGTAATGATACAGCCAGGCAGGAAACCATAGTGACAGATATCATTGATGTCCCCACCAGGCTAGAAACCTTAGCGACCAGACAGGAATCCGTGGCAGACATGCAGGAAACCATGGCAAATGATTTACAAATCATACAAG TGGTTAATACCTGTGAGATTAACCAGGTGTTGCAGAATTCCACTAGTGTTCATATGACTATTAAACCAAAAAATCTGGTACTTGGTAAAGGAGGCAGAATTATTGATGATGGAg CTAAACAGGAAACCATGGCAGCCTTGCAGGACACCATGGAAGCCGTGCAGGAAACCACAGAAGCTGTGCAATATATGGCAGGTAGACAGGAAACCTTCAGAGCAAGACAGGATACCATGGCAGACATGCAGGAAGCCATGGCAACAGACATCAGCAATGTTACCACTAGGCAAGAAACCATGGCAACAGACATCAGCAATGTTACCACTAGGCAAGAATCCATGTCAGTCAGACAGGAAACCATGGCAACGGACATCAGTAATATTACCACCAGGCAAGAATCCATATCAGTTAGACAGGAAACCATGGCAACAGACATCAGCAATGTTACCACTAGGCAAGAATCCATGTCAGTCAGACAGGAAACCATGGCAACGGACATCAGTAATGTTACCACCAGGCAAGAATCCATATCAGTTAGACAGGAAACCATGGCAACAGACATCAGCAATGTTACCACTAGGCAAGAATCCATGTCAGTCAGACAGGAAACCATGGCAAACGATTTACATATCATACAAG